The following coding sequences are from one Mugil cephalus isolate CIBA_MC_2020 chromosome 9, CIBA_Mcephalus_1.1, whole genome shotgun sequence window:
- the dnajc30b gene encoding dnaJ (Hsp40) homolog, subfamily C, member 30b: protein MAEVGQGLRSGVTRLSALRISQSRSVPTGGSPGCLPITCASGNNEAEEELAQSEREVSKIKTTRRKSDKLSKVGKSRSLQEDVTLLCAASLGPSPYRFIGFVETRESLQSCKTALYLSTGLLQEKLLPSRLTPWTRGALSIHPDAFRTHQQLRAFCTVVFFLAEQGSERSGATRRRRSLKSDPYKRSTTTRSYSWSSDSVALLHRSKTAYYDILKVSPSATQSQIKTAYYKQSFIYHPDKNAGSREATQRFSEVSEAYNVLGNVNLRRKYDRGILSQSDVQSAGRPSSKDTTTRSTGSSQQQQQQQQQQQQRARHSTQVGGRPIFDFDAFYRAHYGDQLQKEREMKARRQAMQKQKEKQSKWKERKMVELVMMMGLLAGGAILTSLGKSLK, encoded by the coding sequence ATGGCAGAGGTCGGTCAGGGGCTTCGGAGCGGCGTTACCCGGCTCTCCGCTCTCAGAATCAGCCAGAGTCGATCCGTACCTACCGGAGGAAGCCCCGGATGTCTCCCGATAACCTGCGCTTCCGGCAACAATGAAGCTGAAGAGGAATTAGCCCAAAGTGAACGTGAAGtgtcaaaaatcaaaacaacacGACGCAAATCAGACAAACTTTCCAAAGTAGGAAAGAGTAGAAGTCTGCAGGAAGATGTGACTTTGCTGTGTGCCGCCTCTTTGGGTCCGTCTCCGTATCGTTTCATCGGGTTTGTTGAAACCAGAGAGAGTCTGCAAAGTTGTAAGACAGCCCTGTACCTCTCCACAGGACTCCTCCAGGAGAAGCTGCTACCTTCCAGATTGACACCCTGGACCAGAGGAGCTTTGTCCATCCACCCTGACGCCTTCAGGACCCATCAGCAGCTCCGAGCTTTCTGCACAGTTGTCTTCTTTCTGGCAGAGCAGGGGTCAGAGAGGTCAGGCGCCACACGTAGACGGAGATCCCTAAAATCTGATCCCTACAAAAGATCTACAACAACTAGGAGCTACAGCTGGAGCTCAGACAGTGTTGCTCTGCTGCACAGAAGCAAGACGGCCTATTACGACATCCTCAAAGTGTCACCCAGCGCCACACAGTCCCAGATCAAGACGGCCTACTACAAGCAGTCCTTCATCTACCACCCTGACAAGAACGCGGGGAGCAGGGAGGCCACACAGCGCTTCTCCGAGGTCAGCGAGGCGTACAACGTGCTGGGTAACGTCAACCTGAGGAGGAAGTACGACCGGGGCATACTGAGCCAGTCTGACGTCCAAAGTGCAGGGAGGCCGTCCTCCAAAGACACCACCACCAGATCCACAGGGtcctcgcagcagcagcagcagcagcagcagcagcagcaacagagaGCCAGACACTCCACCCAAGTCGGAGGGAGGCCCATATTTGATTTTGACGCCTTTTATCGAGCGCACTATGGCGATCAGCtgcagaaggaaagagaaatgaaagcCCGGAGGCAGGCCATgcagaaacagaaggagaaacagagtaaatggaaggaaaggaaaatggTGGAGCTTGTTATGATGATGGGACTGTTAGCGGGAGGGGCGATCTTAACCAGCCTCGGCAAGTCCTTGAAATAG